The Gopherus flavomarginatus isolate rGopFla2 chromosome 4, rGopFla2.mat.asm, whole genome shotgun sequence genomic interval agatgacagaacaaggagtaatggtctcaagttgcagtgggagaggttcaggttggatattaggaaaaacgttttcactatgagggtggtgaagcactggaatgggttacctagggaggtgatggaatctccatccttagaggtttttaaggtcaggcttgacaaatccctggctgggatgatttagttggggattggtcctgctttgactagatgacctcctgaggtcccttccaatcctgatattctatgattctatgaaaaaattACTGGTAAGTGTAATTTTGACTTTTCTGAAATATATACACGCAGAGTCTGACTGCTATTGACCTCACTTCAAAACATGTACATTTTTACCTTTTCCCTGATCAATGTCACTTAATAGTTAGCTAATATTAATACGGTATTTTCAGTACTGTCTGCCAGCAGCGACTCTAAAGAGTTTAATGGTGACTACAGTTCTTCCAGGCTTCTTCATTTTATGTTAGGCTTGCTTTTTGCCCATCTCTGTCTGAAACACACAGCCCGTCTATGCTATCTAGAGAAATGGTGTTGGCATCTTTATCTCAGAACTATGGTCAATGACTTTTTCTGACTAGAAAAGAACCAGAATTGTTTCCTGGGCTAGTGCAGAGAAGATTTAACCATGTAACATCTTGTTTTAATAAAATGTGCTATAGATTAGGATTCAAAATATTTTCAAGGGGGAGGAAAGATGAGGAAGCTATACAAAAGCTACTGACTGCATAACTGTTTTGGGACAACATTTCACAGCACTCAGCATATGATTCGGGGGGATGTAGTGATAAGAGGCTATTTAGGCACAAAAGTTAGAAGCTGTTCCTCACTTTGGGGgaagtaaaataataaaaaaaaataaaaatatacctatctcatagagctggaagggaccccaaaaggtcatcttgtccaggcacctgccttcactagcagggccaagtactgattttgccccagatccctaaatggccccctcaaggattaaactcacaaccctgggtttgcaGGCCAACGTTTAAACCATTGAGCTGTGTCTGTTGAGTAATGCAGCACCTGTTACCTAAGCAAACTGCTTGCTGGTCACTAACTCTTTTCTTATGTTTAGAAGGAAAATAATACAATTCTTTATTTTTTAGGATGAGTTTGACTTGGACTGTAATACTGAGAGACAGCAAAGCCCGACTCTAAGTGGGGACTGTGAGGACTGGATAGACTTTCCCAAAATGTGCCACTCAAATCAGGAATATTACTTGAAGCTGGAAGAGCTGAAGAATGCCCACCTGGAGACAATGGCAAAACTGGAAAACATGTATCAGAATAAGCTGCATTTGAAAGGAGTACAGCCCCTGGACAATAAGGATGCTGCTCCTAGTTTGTGTTATAGGTAAGTGTAATAATTATCTCCGCTTCTGTATTGCTTTTAATCTGAGTCATAGAGTtcatggccagaagggactaccagctcatttagtctgatctcctgtatatgcCAGGCCACTAATACCACCCAGACACCTTCACACTACGAGcaacaaccagaattagaccaaagtattacaatcCTCAGAAGATTAAAGTATTGTGAGCCACAGGCAAAGAACAGGGGGGACtaaggtgcaccagtgcccaaaGTCCCTGTAATGGCAGGGATCTGGTTAAGTGAGAGACACACTCAGATGACCTCAAAGCACGTTGGAAATATTAATGAACACTTCACTCTTTTGAAGCAGGGAAGTATTACTATgctcattccacacatggatttCAGGCACAGAAAATCTAATGActtaattttcaaaggtgctgaacacccttAGCTTCCATTGAATTTACATCTGAAAATCAAGGTATAAGTGACTCCCTCAAGGCCATGCAGTAAGAGTGACAGATCATCCTTCATCCAAAGATCTTAAAACACTTTGCAAGTATTAAGTAAGCCTCACAACTTCCTTTAGCAGGGTAGACATTATCCCTATTCTATAGATGAGGACCTGAGgttaaagtgacttgtccaagggcaCACAGTGAATACTGACTCCCATTCCTCTGTCTAGCCATCATGTTTCTCCCCCAATTCTGCCTCTTAGGAAACAAGAACCAAATTCTATCAAACATTATTCTTGGCTTTCAAGTGATATCCCTTCTCTATTGGCAAGCACAGCCATATGTTATATTAATCTTGACTATTTAAACCACATGCAGGCTCTGGATGGAGGACTTGCTTGTTTTACAGCAGTGGTACCCCAAATTTTCAGGGTAGCAACCTTCTTAACCTCTGTCCAGCTGCCCCTCCCTACCCCCTACCCCTCCGGCTGGAAGAGGGGGCCGCAActcctggggcaggggtgggaagggtTGTAGATGtggtaagggggccagggctAGGGGGTGGATCCGTGGCCAGGTCTGGAAACAGAACCACAGGCGGGCTTCAGTAGGAGCCAGCTGCTGGGCCTGCAGCCAGGTGCAGAGCTGtgctgaggctgggggtggggccaggagctgAAACTGTTGCTGGGGATGGGCCTGGAGGAGAGTTAGGGGTGGGTCTGGGTGGCACTCActccctgccctccaccccactgAACACtgttccccctcaccccatccctgctATTAACAATGCTGTTTACAGTATCTCTTCTATAATACATTTTGGAATGAAATATTGCCTGTGGCCAGTACACAATGTGAAAAGAAACTTGCTACTTTGTTAAAACAGTTCAATATAGACTTATAGTGCTTGGCTAAAACACTCTTCTCTAGAACCATGTCTTCTGCTGTGGCAAAAACTGACTAAAATGGATGCCCCTTATTTGGGCTTCTTATAGAGTAGATATTACAAGATTTTGGGTCTAAAATGATCTTCTGATTGTTGTAGATCACTAGTAAATATCTTAATGACCCTAGTCCTAAGCTGTTTTCAATATATAGTAAAAGCTGCGTTACCCGGCACTTTACCAgccagaaagctctataaaccagcatttctgatcttcattgaaagtctGGTTTATAGTCTGGTTagcgcagggctggcaggctccctacctggctccgcgTGGCTCCtgcagcagcaacatgtccctgctgctcctaggcggaggaaGGGCCACGGAGGCTCCATGTGTTGCCCTCGCCtcgagcactggctccgcagctcccattggccgggaaccgtggccaatgggagctgcggggggcagcgcctgcaggtgaaggcagcacacagagccgccTAGCCGCGCCTCCGCCTAGAAGCAGCCAGGACATGTTACCGCTTGCAGGGAGCCGTCCAAGGTGAGCACTGCCCACATCCAGCACCTGAATccactgccctgagtcccctcccatacccaaaatctctcccagagcctgcaccctgcacctcctcctatgccccagctctgagccccctcctgcacccaaacttcctccctctTAGTTAATTGGAATTTTTGACTTATCGGCCCCCACATTCAcccaacatgccagataacaaagcttttactgtatttgaaCTAACAGCCCCAGCCAGAGATGATGCATCTGATTGTTGTTGTTGATCTTAAAACAGCCTTCTCCTTTTTAAACACTAATTGTAGTAGTGTCTTAATGCCTCAGCTAGGTCAGggtctgttgtgctaggtgctgtacacacacatagtAAATACAAGTTTCTGTCCATCCCATGCTGCCCAGCCTCCACACTCTTGCAAAAAGTGGAGTAATGCTGCTTGCCATCTTTGGTAAAGTGCCTTgcaatttacagatgggaaaaagaGTGGAATGATTTTATTGTTGGCTTTTGTCTCAAGATGAAGCCTGTTACACCCAAAActtcttcttttttccttttttagatCAATATGGGATAAGAGCTCATTTCGGCCTCTGAATTTGCATAAATCTTTTTCTGAGCCTGACTTAAATGATCTATCCTATTCAAGTTTATCTGATGGGTCTGATGCAGAATTAGAGTTGGAAGAAGAAAATGGTAGTGAAACTGAGTCACTGAGATTTGCTAAGGAGCAGATCGAAAAAATGTGGGATGGGTTTTCTGTGGAGGACTATGTCTATCACACTAAACGTAGCTTACCAAATTCACCAACGTTCAGAATGATGGGAAAGAAGCAGAAAGAGTGGTCACCAAAGGTCACTGTGCCTAAGCCTTTCCAGATGACTATTCGAGAAGCTAAGAAAAAACAACAGAATGTCAAATCAAAGTCACAGATAGAAATGGAAAATAGTTTATTGAAGAAACAACTAGAGGAAGAAGCAGAGTGTCAAAAGAAATTCAGAGCCAATCCTGTGCCTGCTTCTGTCTTCCTTCCGCTCTATCGTGAAATAATGGAAAGAAATGAAGAACGCAGGAAGTTTGTGAAAGAGAGAAGCAAAGATATTCTTTTAGCCTCTCAGAGACCATTTCAGTTTATCAAGAGGGAGGAGCAAAGGAAAGAAATTAGGGAAATGCAATTAAAAGACCTTTCATTgcctgaaaaaaaaccaaaattattCCAAGCAAAACCTGTCCCTAAATCTGTTTACAGTCAAGCCATTAATGATAAGTTAAAAGAAGAAGAGCTCTATAGAGAAATTAGGATCCAAATGAGAGCTGAAGAGTTGCTACGTAATTCTTCTCTTCCCAACAGCAGACTGGCTAGTAGAACTATCAATAAacagaggaaacaaaaagaagaacTGGAGCATAAACCAAGGCTCAAATCTAGGGTTCCAGACTTTGAAACACTGCACCAGAAATTCCAGAATAGGCTCCTAAAACAGAAACACGTGAAACACATCACAGTTTGTGAACCCTTCAATCTTCGTACTCCACGTATCCCATCCAACAAAGGGAAAATTCTGCAGGACATTCAAGCAGATGAAGAAACATTAAAAGAAACACGCTGGCCATATGCCTCCCCAAGATGTAAACCTCGAACAAGGTGTTCAAGTGCAAATTCATCTCCTTTGGGACCTGAGGAATCTAAAACTCCAAGAATCACAGAGTCTACCAAAAGACGAATACAAGCTATAAGGTGAATAGTTCTGTAGTATGTTACATACAGTACTAGTTACTTTATAAATTCTTGAGAAAACAGACTGCTAGTTTATGCCACCAAATATTTAATTCCATATTTTTTTCATTACTGCTAGTTATTATTTTCATCTTTTGATGATGTTTTCTAGCTGCTGTAATACACTTTCTTTTCCCATACCGACATTTGAGGAAAAGTACTATAACAGCCTATTGGTTCCCAATATATAACTGAAGCCCCCACTTCTCAAATGAAACATAAATATTCCCTTGTCTTGTCCCACCCTtgtttcctccctcctcttctctgtTGAATTGCCTTTCACAGAGCCTTCCTTATGTTCTCTCTAGATTAAAATTAATTCAGTCTTAGTTTATTTTTCCACTCAGGAAATCCCTTGAGGAAAAGAGAAAGCTGGAAGAAGAGCAAAAAAGGATCAGAGCAAAGCAGAAACAAAGAGTGAAAAAACTGCAAAAACTTATAACAACCCGGGCTGAGGCCAATGACCCACATCAGAGCCTAGCTCGGATGTCTAAAtccaaattaaaaataatcagGTATTCTGCTATATCTCCAAAATCCTGAACCTCTAGATGCAAGTTGTATGTTAAACATACAATCCAGTAGCAATATAATGTTAATGTAACTATTCATGTATTGTCAAAAATTCTAGCTAGAAAAGGGTATGAACAAATACAATATTTTGATCAATCGGGAATTGAGAACTAGTGTCCCTTTTGATGAATTCAGGTTTATATGCAGTTCCTTAAATTGTTATACCACAAATAACAAGGCAggcttgtttttaaacctgcatATAATCTGAAGAGGGAAATAAGAGTTCTCGCTAATAAACACAGTTAAATTAACTTGTAGCTAGTACAGTTCCAGCTTGAACTCCACTCTTAAACTTTCATATTGCCAAGGAAAAAGACAACCATGTTTTCTCTTTATTCTTTAAAATTTAACTTATATTTAtgtttttatacacctctaccccgatgtaaCATGACCCGatgtaacacgaattcagatataacgctgtAAAACAGCGCaccaggggggcggggagctccttccggcggatcaaagcaagtttgatataacgcggtttcacctataacgcgagaagatttttttggctcctgaggacagtgttatatcgaggtagaggtgtattaggtgtcttctgcttcctgactgctgagcaaatatcttttttttaCTCTGATTTGGGAGTCAAATCTAATGAGAGCAGGAAGTGGGGCAGATGTATTACATGGCTCTGGTATCTGTATCCATAGCTTAACAGGAGGCGCATGGGACTCAGGAATCAGGCCTGGGGGAGGCAGCAGTTGTGTTACTCTGTAGAGCAGGCATAGGAGAGTGGGCAGCGACAAGGCCAGAGACCTTTTTCTAATGGATTGTGAATCAGAGTACTGCGGGGGGGGAAGGGTCCTTATTAAAGCTGCTATAACTTAGTGGTTAGAGGATAGGACTGGGACTCAGTAGAGGTAGATTCTAGTCCAAAGCTGCTGCGTgcccttgggcatgtcacttctaATTCTAGGTTttggtttccccttctgtaaaatggtgaaCAGTTTTTTCTTGCAGAGCTAATTAATGAatattcattaatatttgcagTGTACTTTGAGATTGTTGCACATCTTTAGTCATccatgctaagtattattattattactattacatGGAGGAGATGATAGCAGCATTAACAGGTGGTTGTTTATACAGTTCTGTAGAGACACAGGATGCTTTAAAAATGACATGTGAAAGATGTCTGCTCTGCAACTAAGAATGGAAGGCAGCTagactttttttctgtttttgaaagATAAATTACAATGTTAAgcccaaaacaaaaaagaaagatgtGGGACTCTCAGTAGTTGAAACATTTGGTAAGAGATTTGAACACTTCTTGAAGTACCAATCTTCCATGGTATAGTCTAACTTCCCCAGCTCCTCCAAAAGCCTCCATCTCTTAACTTTTCTTAGAAAAACAATTGTATGGGATTGCTATCAAAATGGGAATGCAGCAATTAAGGGAAGTTCAATATAAGTTGAAAATCCTAAAATGTATGAAGTGTGCACAAGTTACGGCCCTGAAGTTATGCTTTTAAACTCATTTGTAAGGACACCTACCTGTTTTTCCAAATTTACTACATCGAAAAACATTAAATGTTCTTTAGTTTTCCCACTGTCAAAGGTACATTGTTGCTGTGGTAAAAGAACTTGAGGCAATTAACCTGGCACGTAACCAATGTAAAATACATAAATGTTGACTTTAAAAACAACAGCACGATGTTCTGTCTGTCACAAGCAATGTAATTTGCAGTTACTCTAGGAAATTGCATCTTGTAGCATAGTGGTCTTTCTGCTACCACTTCTCTAAATAATAACTAAAGACATCCATTTAATTTCTGTGTCATGCTATATTTATAATAGGAATCATGAGAAGCAAAGAATGCAAGAGTATCTGCGGGAGCGGGAAGAAATGGAAGAAAGAGTAAAGCAGAGGCCATTGCTTTTGGAAAGAGCCACTCAGGTTGTCTTCCTACCTTGCTCTCACTCCTTAATTAAACTCATCTCCGAATATTGCCTAATCGATGCCAGTGTCAGTGCTGAATATTGTTTAGAGGATGTCTGAAAACTTTTGTAGGCAGGCATATCAATTCCCCTCTGACTA includes:
- the FAM161A gene encoding protein FAM161A produces the protein MDAAQRAALLTASCLRTPVNPRTRAPLALYERERRPPAAAEQQDEFDLDCNTERQQSPTLSGDCEDWIDFPKMCHSNQEYYLKLEELKNAHLETMAKLENMYQNKLHLKGVQPLDNKDAAPSLCYRSIWDKSSFRPLNLHKSFSEPDLNDLSYSSLSDGSDAELELEEENGSETESLRFAKEQIEKMWDGFSVEDYVYHTKRSLPNSPTFRMMGKKQKEWSPKVTVPKPFQMTIREAKKKQQNVKSKSQIEMENSLLKKQLEEEAECQKKFRANPVPASVFLPLYREIMERNEERRKFVKERSKDILLASQRPFQFIKREEQRKEIREMQLKDLSLPEKKPKLFQAKPVPKSVYSQAINDKLKEEELYREIRIQMRAEELLRNSSLPNSRLASRTINKQRKQKEELEHKPRLKSRVPDFETLHQKFQNRLLKQKHVKHITVCEPFNLRTPRIPSNKGKILQDIQADEETLKETRWPYASPRCKPRTRCSSANSSPLGPEESKTPRITESTKRRIQAIRKSLEEKRKLEEEQKRIRAKQKQRVKKLQKLITTRAEANDPHQSLARMSKSKLKIIRNHEKQRMQEYLREREEMEERVKQRPLLLERATQKNARIAAEKHYSDILRELGICEDFLSKKRQTAKLLDQSNAKGFGSCIEDRESLNEDKVQERESCDGKKAHPHYDQSCEEAEEEKASSESHQSCEEEASSESHQSCEEEEEEEASSESHQSCEEEEEEKASSQSDHDDEGVVECGEDKYEDGLEEKPSNAEAN